A DNA window from Camelina sativa cultivar DH55 chromosome 17, Cs, whole genome shotgun sequence contains the following coding sequences:
- the LOC104759178 gene encoding pentatricopeptide repeat-containing protein At1g11710, mitochondrial-like, which yields MLAHVFSRRTSFLVRFFHVAKKFSNPEPEDILFSALCLNLKQRRWNTLHQFSSNLTNPLISRVLREFRSSPKLALEFYNWVLGNNNVAKSENRFEASCVMIHLLVESRRFDEALSIMVNLMSVEGGKLSPLHVLSGLIRSYKACGSSLDVFDSLVRACTQNSDAEGAYEVIGNTRAEGFWVSVHALNNFMGCLLNLNDIDWFWKVYKEMGSLGYVENVNTFNLVIYSFCKENKLLEALSVFYRMLKCGVWPNVVSFNMMIDGACKAGDMGFALQLLGKMGVMSGFFVSPNAVTYNSVINGFCKVGRLDLAERIRGDMVDSGVGCNERTYGALVDAYGRAGSSDEALRLCDEMTSKGLVANTVVCNSIVYWLFMEGDTQGAMTVLRDMISKKVQIDKFTHAIVVRGLCKNGYVEEAVEFQRQISEKKLVEDVVCHNTLIHHFVRGKKLACADQILGHMLVRGMVLDVITFGTLINGYLKEGKLERAIDIYDGMIKMKKAPNLVIYNSIVNGLSKRGLAGAAEAVVNAMASKNAVTYNTLLNESLKTGNVEEAVNIISKMQTQDGEKLVSLVTYNILINHLCKFGCYEKAKEVLKIMVEIGVAPDPITYATLITSFSKNLGQEEVIELHDYMILLGVTPHEHIYRSIVHPLLDGVNSSP from the coding sequence ATGTTAGCTCACGTTTTCTCCAGAAGAACGAGCTTCCTTGTACGTTTCTTCCACGTCGCTAAGAAGTTCTCGAATCCTGAGCCTGAAGACATTCTCTTTAGTGCTCTCTGTTTGAATTTAAAACAGAGAAGATGGAACACTCTTCATCAGTTCtcttcaaatctcacaaatcCGTTGATAAGTCGAGTTCTTCGCGAGTTTCGAAGCTCACCTAAGCTAGCTCTAGAGTTCTACAACTGGGTTTTAGGTAATAATAATGTTGCTAAGTCTGAGAATCGTTTCGAAGCTTCTTGTGTGATGATTCATTTGCTGGTGGAATCGAGAAGATTTGATGAGGCTTTATCAATAATGGTGAATTTGATGTCTGTCGAAGGTGGAAAGCTGAGTCCTTTACATGTTTTGTCGGGTTTGATTCGAAGTTACAAAGCCTGTGGTTCGAGTCTTGATGTGTTTGATTCATTGGTTAGAGCTTGTACACAGAATAGTGATGCTGAAGGAGCTTATGAAGTGATTGGGAACACGAGAGCAGAGGGTTTTTGGGTTTCTGTTCATGCCTTGAATAATTTTATGGGTTGTTTATTGAATTTGAATGACATTGATTGGTTTTGGAAGGTTTACAAGGAGATGGGTTCTTTAGGGTATGTTGAGAATGTGAATACTTTTAATCTTGTCATTTATTCGTTTTGTAAGGAGAATAAGTTGCTTGAAGCGTTATCAGTGTTTTACCGGATGCTGAAATGTGGGGTTTGGCCTAATGTTGTTAGTTTTAATATGATGATTGATGGAGCTTGTAAAGCTGGGGATATGGGATTTGCTTTGCAGCTCTTAGGGAAGATGGGAGTGATGTCTGGATTCTTTGTCTCACCTAATGCTGTGACGTACAATTCTGTTATCAATGGGTTTTGCAAGGTGGGGAGATTGGATTTGGCGGAAAGAATCCGTGGTGACATGGTTGATTCAGGTGTTGGTTGCAATGAAAGAACCTATGGAGCTTTAGTTGATGCGTATGGTAGAGCTGGAAGTTCAGATGAAGCTTTAAGGTTGTGTGATGAGATGACAAGTAAGGGACTTGTGGCGAATACTGTTGTCTGTAACTCTATTGTTTATTGGCTGTTTATGGAAGGTGACACTCAAGGAGCTATGACGGTGTTGCGTGATATGATCAGTAAAAAAGTGCAAATTGATAAGTTTACTCATGCCATTGTTGTAAGAGGTTTATGCAAAAACGGATATGTTGAGGAAGCTGTTGAGTTTCAGAGACAGATTTCAGAGAAGAAACTTGTGGAAGATGTAGTTTGTCACAATACGCTTATACACCATTTCGTAAGGGGTAAAAAGCTGGCATGTGCTGATCAGATTCTGGGACATATGTTGGTTCGTGGTATGGTTCTTGATGTGATTACGTTTGGTACTTTGATTAATGGTTACCTAAAGGAAGGGAAGTTGGAAAGAGCTATCGATATATATGATGGTATGATCAAAATGAAGAAAGCGCCGAATCTTGTGATTTACAATTCAATTGTGAATGGTTTAAGCAAAAGAGGATTAGCTGGTGCAGCAGAAGCGGTTGTGAACGCTATGGCAAGCAAAAACGCTGTAACTTACAACACGCTGTTGAACGAGTCTCTCAAAACCGGGAATGTGGAAGAAGCTGTCAACATCATATCTAAAATGCAGACACAGGATGGTGAGAAGTTGGTCAGTTTGGTGACTTACAACATCTTGATCAATCACTTATGCAAGTTTGGTTGTTACGAGAAAGCGAAAGAGGTCTTGAAGATTATGGTTGAAATAGGTGTTGCTCCGGATCCTATAACATATGCAACTTTGATCACATCGTTTAGTAAGAATCTCGGGCAAGAAGAAGTCATTGAGCTTCATGATTACATGATTCTTCTAGGAGTTACACCTCATGAACATATATACCGATCTATCGTTCATCCACTACTTGATGGAGTTAATTCAAGTCCGTAG